From Spirosoma aerolatum, one genomic window encodes:
- a CDS encoding TldD/PmbA family protein, with translation MAIISQEEAKKILEKVLTFSKADEMSVSLSGGRTSNIRYALNSVSSGGEADNMSLLITAGIGKRMGSATVNEFNDKAIERTVRRAEEIARLAPENPEYMPMIGPQTYLETPMYADTTAKMDAEARAQVAFDSVDACEQKNLSAAGFLQDTTGFSAIANSKGLFGYNKATSVDFSVTVRTVDGTGSGYVTRDFNDITKLKTRAVTGIAMQKAMASTNARTLEPGKYTVILEPTAMGTLLQSMMSGMDARLADEGRSFLSRKGGGTRLGEKLIDERITIYSDPMNPEAPSEPFASEGRNRTGSFLGGGVVGDGRPQEKLTWFENGVVKNMSYSRFWASQKGVKAVPPPTGFIMAGGTQSLADLIKSTDKGILVTRLWYVRMVDPKTLLQTGLTRDGTFYIENGQIKFPVKNFRFNESAVIVLNNVEALGTPMRVNGNLIPPVKARDFTFTSLSDAI, from the coding sequence ATGGCCATCATATCGCAGGAAGAAGCAAAGAAAATTCTGGAAAAGGTATTGACGTTTTCCAAAGCCGATGAAATGAGCGTTAGCCTGAGCGGGGGGCGGACCAGCAATATCCGCTATGCGCTCAACAGCGTTTCGTCTGGGGGTGAAGCGGATAATATGTCGCTGCTCATTACGGCCGGAATTGGCAAGCGAATGGGTTCGGCAACGGTCAACGAATTCAACGACAAAGCCATTGAACGAACCGTTCGACGGGCTGAGGAAATTGCCCGACTGGCGCCCGAAAACCCGGAGTATATGCCCATGATTGGGCCACAGACCTACCTCGAAACGCCGATGTACGCCGACACTACGGCCAAAATGGATGCAGAAGCTCGGGCACAGGTTGCCTTCGATAGCGTAGATGCCTGTGAGCAGAAGAATCTTAGTGCTGCCGGTTTCTTACAGGATACAACCGGTTTTTCAGCCATTGCCAACAGCAAAGGGCTATTTGGATACAACAAAGCCACTTCCGTTGATTTCTCGGTTACGGTTCGAACGGTCGATGGGACCGGCTCCGGCTACGTAACCCGCGACTTCAACGATATAACCAAACTGAAAACGCGTGCCGTAACAGGCATTGCCATGCAAAAGGCGATGGCTTCCACCAACGCCCGTACCTTAGAACCCGGCAAATACACGGTTATTCTGGAGCCGACCGCTATGGGGACGCTTCTGCAAAGCATGATGTCAGGAATGGATGCCCGTCTGGCCGACGAAGGACGAAGCTTTTTAAGCCGAAAAGGAGGAGGCACGCGCCTGGGCGAAAAGCTTATCGATGAGCGCATAACTATCTACTCCGACCCTATGAACCCAGAAGCCCCCAGCGAACCGTTTGCCAGTGAAGGCCGAAACCGTACCGGCTCCTTTCTGGGTGGAGGTGTCGTAGGCGACGGGCGCCCACAGGAGAAGCTAACCTGGTTTGAGAATGGAGTGGTTAAAAACATGAGTTATTCACGCTTCTGGGCGTCTCAGAAAGGCGTTAAGGCGGTGCCGCCCCCTACCGGCTTTATCATGGCAGGCGGCACCCAATCGCTGGCCGACCTGATCAAAAGCACCGACAAAGGTATTCTGGTCACTCGGCTCTGGTACGTTCGTATGGTAGACCCCAAAACGTTACTTCAAACGGGCCTGACCCGCGATGGTACGTTTTACATTGAAAATGGGCAGATCAAATTTCCGGTCAAAAACTTCCGCTTCAACGAAAGTGCTGTTATTGTGCTCAACAACGTCGAAGCACTGGGAACCCCTATGCGAGTAAATGGCAATCTGATTCCTCCAGTAAAAGCCCGCGATTTTACATTCACCAGCCTTTCCGACGCGATTTAA